From one Suricata suricatta isolate VVHF042 chromosome 8, meerkat_22Aug2017_6uvM2_HiC, whole genome shotgun sequence genomic stretch:
- the AHSP gene encoding alpha-hemoglobin-stabilizing protein has protein sequence MALLQANKDLISKGMKEFNALLNQQVFPNPSIPEEAMVTIVDDWVNFYINYYRRQVVGEQQEQERALQELRQELDTLSTPFLAKYRAFLKSL, from the exons ATGGCCCTTCTTCAGGCCAATAAGGATCTCATTTccaaaggaatgaaggaatttAATGCTCTGCTGAATCAGCAG GTCTTCCCTAATCCTTCCATCCCTGAAGAAGCCATGGTGACTATAGTGGATGACTGGGTGAACTTCTACATCAACTATTACAGGAGGCAGGTGGTGGGggagcagcaggagcaggagagagctCTACAGGAACTTCGGCAAGAGCTGGATACTCTGTCTACCCCTTTCCTGGCCAAATATAGAGCCTTCCTGAAGTCGTTGTGA